CGGGCTGGTTCTCTTTTGTTTTCTCCTGCTTTTTCGACTTTATAATCTCCAGGTCTTACAAAAGGAATTCGATCCGGAGGCCTACAAAAAGCAACATACCGCTAATGTGCCGATAAAGCGTCCCCGAGGTAATATATATGACCGTTATGGAGAAGAATTAGCGGTTACTATCGAAGTAAAATCCATCTATGCGGCTAATCCGGGCAAGGTATCTTTCGCTAAGAGACACCAATTAGCGGCTCGGTTAGCCCCCATTCTGGATAAAGGATTGGCCGAAATCGAGAATAAATTGAAAAAAAATACCAATGTCTTGCTTGCCCGGAAGATAAACCCTATTAAGGCAGAATCTATCCGGGATATAAAGTTGTTCCATATTGATGAAAATGACAGAACACCTTATCTTTACTTTGATAGCCAGAATAAAGAATCTTATCTTTACTTTGATAATGAGTACCAAAGGTTTTATCCCAAGAGAAAACTGGCTGCTCACCTGTTAGGGTTTGTTAATGTAGATAACGAGGGCCAGGAAGGGATTGAAGGTTACTTTGATTCTGTTCTGGCCGGCCCTTCCGAATATCTTAACATGCCCAAAGATGCCAGCGGGAAGCCCATTCTTATTGAAGGTAAAGATGCCTTACCTTCCTCACAAGGACACAGTCTTGTTCTTACGATAGATGAGGTAATTCAATATGCCGCCGAAGTAGAACTCACGGCTGCCTGCCAACAGCATAATGCCCCCGGAGGGTCGATAATTGTGATGGACCCTATGACCGGTGAAGTATTGGCTATGGCGATTTATCCCTCTTTTAATCCCAATAGCTACAGCCAGTATGAACAAAGAAGGAATATAGCGATTACCGACCCCTTTGAACCAGGATCAACCTTTAAGGCCATAACGGCTGCTGTGGTTTTAAAAGAAGGGGTGGTGGATGAGAGCGCCAGGGTTTTCTGTCCAGGATATATAGAGATAGGGAGTTGTAGGAATTGTAGAATTGATTGTCATCGTAAGCACGGAGAACTAAATTTCAGGGAGGCCATAGAAGAATCCTGCAATGTAGGGGTGATCACGGCTGCCCTTAGACTAAATCCGGAAGAATTCTACACCACCGCCCGTAATTTTGGTTTTTGCACCCAAACTGGCATTCAGCTTCCGGCTGAAAACAGCGGGAAACTCAACCGCCCTCGAAATTGGTCAAAGACATCGCTCCCTACTCTGGCCATCGGCCAGGGTGAGATATCGGTTACGCCTCTTCAATTAATTACGGCGATTAGTGTCCTGGCTAACGGAGGGAAATTGATGAGGCCCCTCATGGTCAAGAAGGTGATTGATGCTAAGGGAGAATTAATTAAAGAATATTCCCCCGAGGCGGTCCGCCAGGTCATTCCTCCGTCTTTAGCCCTTCAAGTTACTGATATACTTAAAGGTGTAGTAACCCAAGGCACGGGGGAAGAAGCCGCTATTGAAGGATATTCAGTGGCCGGAAAAACAGGCACCGCTCAAAAAGTAGATCCCCAGACAGGAAGATACAGCAAGGATAAAGTTATATCTTCCTTTGTCGGCTACTTACCGGCTGATGATCCCAAAATAGTTATGCTGGTGATAATCGATGAGCCTCAGGATATTCATTGGGGCAGCAAGGTAGCGGCTCCGGTTTTTAAGCGGGTCGTTGAGAGGATACTACCCCACCTACGACTTTTCCCTCCTCAAATTATGATTTCTAATCCCCCACCCCCGATAATTCATCCCAGGCAGCTCAAGATAGAAGAAGATGATACACCTATTATGGCGGATTTAACGGGATTAACTATGCGAGAGGTATGGCGGCTATTTTCACCTTATGAACTGGAGATGGAATTTACCGGCAGCGGGATAGCCTTTCGTCAGTTCCCGCTACCGGATAGTCCCCTCTATCCCGGAACATTGGTCAGCGTCTCCTTTAAGCCGCCGCTTAACTAAAACCATGCTCTTTCAAGTTAAAAGCAAGCTAAGGACATATTTTATTACCGGTCTCTTAACCATCATTCCGGTCATGGTGACGGTTTATGTCATCAATCTGATCATCAAGCTCTTAAACTCTATCCTTTCCCGCCCCTTTACCCGTCTATTAGAATATAACATCCCGGGCATTGAAGTGATAGTCTTTTTAGCCGGAATAGGCATAGCTATCGTGATCATTATTATGGCCGGAATTTTTACGACCAATATCCTGGGCCAAAAACTGATTGCCTTTATTGAAGAACTTTTAGCCAAGGTGCCTTTAATCAGCAGTATCTACAATTCGGTCAAACAACTTCTTGCGGCTGTCTGGCAAAATAAGACCTCCTTCTCCCGGGTGGTTCTGGTGGAATATCCCAAGGAAGGGATATACTCGGTAGGGTTCGTTACCTCTGAGTCTAACCCCCTTTTCACCCAGGTAGTAAGTGAAAAAGAGTTGGTTAGTGTCTATATCCCGACCACCCCTAATCCTACCTCAGGGATGGTGATTATCTTCCCAAAAGATGAGGTCATCCCCCTGAAAATGACGCCGGAAGAAGCCTCAACATTTATTATCTCCGGCGGGATAGTAGGACCGAAAGGTAAAAATCAGAAGCAGGAGAAATAGCCTATGGTAGACATCAAACCCTTGCTATGCCTTGCTTCCAAAGAACTTCAAGAAACCATTCGATCTCTTATGGAGAGAGATGACTGGGATAAGGTAATAGCTGAGCCTCTGGAAACGATAAAAAAAGATAGCCTTCGGCTTTTTGAGCAGGTAGAATTTTCTGCCCTTCATTTTGACGCGGATCAAGTAGCTATGACTTTGCGAGAATTGGGATTTTCGCTGGAGACATTCTTCAAAGGGTCAAGGTATGCTGAGCCGGTTTCCTTTATTAAAGAAGGCACAAGAAAGCTGGCTTATGAAGGGGCAAGACTCAAGTTGGCCCGAAAACTGCTGGAATACCTGCCTGACTTGATGAAAGAGGGGCGATACCGTGATGCCTTCTTAATTCTCTGGTCAGCTCTTTTAGTCACAGAATTGGAAGAAGATGCGGCTGAAATTCCTTTTCTGATCCAAATGTTTGTGGGTGGATGGAAGGATTGGCTAAAGAAGGAAGCCGATCTAAGTGATAGATTTTTGGCTGAAATGGAGTCCAGGGGAAAAGAGGTTCCGGATTACGACTCAGAGGAATTTTTAGGCTGGTTTCACCAGGAAATGAGCGACCCCTTTTTTAGAGAAAAGGCTGAACAATGGCTGCTTTCACAAGCCGGCAAGGGGAGCATGTCAGAAAAAATTATGGAGGAGATGGAAATAGAGTCAGTTAAGCTCCTGGAGCAAGAAGACTTTGGGTTCCTCTATTTTAAACCGGAAGAAATCAGGGTGGAGACAGATGAGGCGATAAGGCGTATTTCCAAGATTCTGGCTGAAGCAGGCCCTGACGTGGAACTTAGAGAAATAAAAGATGTAATGGGTATTATCCTGTCTGATATCGCTGCCAAGCGAGTAAGTAAGGTAGTTACCCCGGAGATAAAACAGAGAATAGAAAGAGGGCTGCGTAATTTTATTGAGACCAAAACCCCGGACCGGAAAACGGTCAGGACAATAAATGATATCTTCAGAGAACTCCAAGACTTACCGGTAAATAAAAATCCCTTTTTGAAGGCCTTGCTTATCGCCGGCTTAGAGGAGCGGACTAAGACATTAGCTAAGGTAGGGGGCTATATCTTCCTTGAGGCCCTCTGGGAGACGAACGATTAGGCAACGCCTCAACCGTGACTCCTCGGCGTCTTTGGCGTCCCTTGCGTCCTTTACGTCCCTTACGTCCTTTGCGTCCCTTACGTCTTTTGTGTCCCTTGCATCTTTTGCGTCCCTTGTGTCCTTTACGTCCCTTGCGTCCCTTACGTTTATGATAGTCGTTGGCCTTATGTCAGGCACCTCGGCCGATGGGATCGATGCCTGCGTAGTCGAAATCACGGAAACGGATAAAGAAGCAGGTTGGCTGGAGGAAGAAAACCCCACCATAAAGCTGCTTGCCTTTGAAACCTATCCCTATCCTATTTCCATCAAAACCCTCGTTCTTGAAGTTTCAGCTCGGGGCAGGGTGGATC
This is a stretch of genomic DNA from bacterium. It encodes these proteins:
- a CDS encoding DUF502 domain-containing protein; translated protein: MLFQVKSKLRTYFITGLLTIIPVMVTVYVINLIIKLLNSILSRPFTRLLEYNIPGIEVIVFLAGIGIAIVIIIMAGIFTTNILGQKLIAFIEELLAKVPLISSIYNSVKQLLAAVWQNKTSFSRVVLVEYPKEGIYSVGFVTSESNPLFTQVVSEKELVSVYIPTTPNPTSGMVIIFPKDEVIPLKMTPEEASTFIISGGIVGPKGKNQKQEK
- a CDS encoding penicillin-binding protein, with amino-acid sequence MASSGLVLFCFLLLFRLYNLQVLQKEFDPEAYKKQHTANVPIKRPRGNIYDRYGEELAVTIEVKSIYAANPGKVSFAKRHQLAARLAPILDKGLAEIENKLKKNTNVLLARKINPIKAESIRDIKLFHIDENDRTPYLYFDSQNKESYLYFDNEYQRFYPKRKLAAHLLGFVNVDNEGQEGIEGYFDSVLAGPSEYLNMPKDASGKPILIEGKDALPSSQGHSLVLTIDEVIQYAAEVELTAACQQHNAPGGSIIVMDPMTGEVLAMAIYPSFNPNSYSQYEQRRNIAITDPFEPGSTFKAITAAVVLKEGVVDESARVFCPGYIEIGSCRNCRIDCHRKHGELNFREAIEESCNVGVITAALRLNPEEFYTTARNFGFCTQTGIQLPAENSGKLNRPRNWSKTSLPTLAIGQGEISVTPLQLITAISVLANGGKLMRPLMVKKVIDAKGELIKEYSPEAVRQVIPPSLALQVTDILKGVVTQGTGEEAAIEGYSVAGKTGTAQKVDPQTGRYSKDKVISSFVGYLPADDPKIVMLVIIDEPQDIHWGSKVAAPVFKRVVERILPHLRLFPPQIMISNPPPPIIHPRQLKIEEDDTPIMADLTGLTMREVWRLFSPYELEMEFTGSGIAFRQFPLPDSPLYPGTLVSVSFKPPLN